The window TACATAGTTAAACTGGGTTGGGGAGTGCATGTTAAAACTGCCCCTAAAGTACATATGTCATTTGTACGAGTAGTTGGCTTGATTTTTGTAACTGCTACAGTATATGTGTATACAGTATTACATCTATGTATATTTAACACCGCCAGCTTGGTTCCAGAAATACAGTAATTGCACATAATAATAACCAAATTCTTATTTTTCATCAAATCTGTAACAGATGATGGTAAAAATATTCTCAAAATACTCCGTAATCAAATCCGCCAAGTTTTGATTTGGTTAGAACTAAACTGTGTGGAAATACTCGAGTTATAAGGCTATTACATGAAGTTATAGTGGAGTATATCATACTTTCCATAATTATTTGTGTAATCTGTTAAAAGAGCCTAGCTTGTAACCTTCATAATTGGAGGGAAGAATGGTGCATGGTACATTTGTACTTGATCATTTCTAGTCAATGGTGATGGGAAACCTTTTGGCAAAACAAAAAGtatggttgatttaattaattactGATGGGAATACCATGGTTGGTTATAGTTGTCATTATTTGGATAGAAGCAACTTTAGCGGCACTGCACCATAATTTGGAAGAAAAATATCATTTGGCCATCTAGTTTATGAAATATGTACAGTGTATAGGTAGTGAAAGTatattaaatatacatatactatacaaacctatacacaacatatacaatgGCGGAGCCACTCATCGCCAAGGGTGGTCACCTGCACACCCTTGGCTGGAAAATGGTACTAGTATACGGATTAGATATTATAGTTAACTGgatataaattaaattttgaacacccttaaAATAATTGATATAGATAGCTTAGAGGTAAAGGATGTTCAATTTTACCTAGAAGTCATGGTTTAAAGCTTGCGTCAAACACTAGTCATcttctttttttaaaagaaaacatacaaaTAATGTCTAAAACTACTTGGTTGATTTGTAtttgaacttattttcttccatgTTCCGACTAAACTTATTTGTATTTGAGTTATGATTTGCGTTTGGTTTATTTTTATGTTGGTTTGGAGTTACGTTGAACTCATTTACTGAAGCTCCTTTAGTCTTTCTTCTTTCCTTCCTATTTCCTAGAAAAGAAGAAGAcgtattattaaaaaaaaaagaaaacaacgaGATCTAATAGCAAGTTAGCAACCACTTATtttgttctcttttcttttttaattactTGTGTGAATATTTTAATTATCTAACTTTGTtctatttctttccttttttttcaaaGAAAATCAATTAGTCGTTATCTCTCACTTTGTATCATTCTCGGAATGCCCCTTGTTGTTCTTAACTTGTGGGATTacatacactgggtatgttgtttgttgttgctgTCATTTGATACTGTAATCACCGTAAGAGTTTTCTAACAGTGAAATTTATCAAGAATAACTTGCGAAATCAAACGGACCATAAATTTTTAGGCGGGTGTGCAGtgatgatgttaaaaaaaaatcgtTGCACTCATTCATCGGAAAAAAATTATATACTTATCAATATTTGAACAACCTTACTAAAATTTCTGGCTCTGCCATTGAACATATACCTACCTACCTATACACTAATATACGGCTGAAGGGTATAGGTAGTGCATACTTCGCCCATGTTTGGTAAACTAGATGGCTGAGGGTGCATTAACATAAGTTTCTCAACTAATAAAGATCCAATTAGAACTAGAAATCTTCTGCTATACCCAAAACAAAAAGCAAAAATGCATTGCCAATTAAGCTAGCCAGACGGTGGATTCCATTTGACTTGTCATATTCCTGTAAGCAGCATCATAATTAAAAGAACGTTAAAAGATGCTACTACTACGTTCTATTTACACTAGTACGGTACTAAATAAGATTGGACTAAGTCTAAACAAATGTCACAACAAAAAGTTGGTTACAAAACAGATAATTCCTTCAGTAAATTTGCTACAAACTCAAACACTAAATCAAGGAGGACATCAATTGCACTCAAAAACCAAGCACCAACTTTCCTTTACTCCTTTTAGCTAAAAAACTGTCTAagaaatcatgaagatgaagaagagtgcaGCTGTTTTTATTCTTTTTCTGCTATGCTCTTTGGCCATGGTACAATCTGAATATTCGCCAGTGTACATAGGATCTCAAGAAGGGTTCAAAGAAGCAGATAAGATATCGTCATTGCCAGGCCAACCCCTAGTTAATTTTGATCAGTTTTCTGGCTATGTTACCATTGATCCCTCAGCTGGTCGAGcgtttttttattattttgcagAGTCTGAAGATCCTTCAAACAAGCCCCTTGTGCTCTGGATAAATGGAGGTTAGTAATTTCttgtcagtggcggagccagagtTTTCGGTAAGGGTGTTCAAACTTCGAAgaggtatatacatataaaaaaaatctaCCGATGGGTGCATCGAGAAATTTAAGTCAAACTATATATAATATTAAGCCAACTCATAAAAGTACTTGTTATAAAATTAACAATAGTACAAATCAAAACTAACGTAAAAGTCAACAAACGAAATTCTTTTAGTGAAAGTATAATTTGAATATGTTATTCAAATCGTTCGAGAAGGTAAATAATTAATACTTTGATACTTTTCTTTATATAAGCCACTACAGAATCCCAAAAAATTCATTATTCATGTAGTGCATTTTATTTAGAAGACTAAAATTCTGtagtatttaaaaatattttcctatTGAAATTTCAAACTGTATCACAAGGTTTTTTAATTAGAAAAGATataatccaacaaaaaaaaaatggaaaatagaGCTAGGCAACTGTGTTATTATCACCAGGATATTCACGGACAATGAAAAGGCCGTTTTTACTTTGCACCTaatctttttatgcatataaatcaattttagtGCATGGACAACAAATTAATTCTCTTCTTTAAATAATAACAAATTATTATTCTCATCAAAATTTTAGTGTTCTTCCAATAATAATAGAAAGAGCCCTTACAAAAATTATATTATACGAGGGAATCATGttgttaaaataaataaaaaatataaaggaGGAGAGAATATTTCAAAAGATAAAATCAGTAAACAATAAAAATAAGATGCTCCATTTGAAATTAAATTGTTGATGTCAAAGATGGGCCTTAGTATGCAGCCTAAGCAGCCCAGCTAGCAGAACactacttcgttttggaaaaatGTAAAATTGAAGGCGAGACGAAAGGAATCGAACTCGCGACCCTGGGGTAAATTTGAACACCCTTAACTGCTGAGCCATCACTGTTGGTATTGTCAAGGGTGTTCAACAGTTTGCATTTATCCgatatatacaatatattaacTATATATACAAcgtaattttccggcgaagggtgTTCGGCCGAACACCCTTCCACTagtgtagctccgcccctgtttcttgctatatgtatataagaagTAATAATTGACCTATATACATCGTTTGATTTCCAGCGAAGGGTGTTCAACTAACCACTCTTCGGCCTACATAGCTATGTTCATGCTTGCGACACTTAGTTTTATTGATAAAACAAACAGATATATAGTACAATAGTAAGCTTTTGTAATAATGTCTAAGTTGGTTCTTATAATCTTACACCATTCATGTGCTGAACGCGACAGGTCCAACTTGCTCCTCTTTAGGGATTGGGGCATTCGAAGAGATAGGTCCATTCAGAGTCAATAGAAGTGGTAAAACTCTTGCGCAAAATGAATTCGCATGGAACAACTGTAAGAAACCCTACAACTAGAAATTTTTCATCCATTTACGTTAACGCGGTTCACTGTATAATCattttataaatgttgttaacaATGCAGTGGCGAACATTCTATTCCTGGAATCCCCTGTTGGCGTTGGATTTTCTTACTCTAACACATCATCCAATGATGTTATTAGAGATACAGAGGTGGCATTAGACACCTATGCTTTCTTGGTTAATTggttggaaagatttccagaatatAAAACCAGAGACTCGTTCCTAGCTGGTGAAAGTTATGCTGGCCATTATGTGCCTCAACTTGCTCAATtaatcctcaacaacaacaaaatcacTAACCAGACGATTATCAACTTAGCAGGAATTGCTGTAAGATTGCACAAATTACTTAAACATAACACTTGCAACTATAAATATTGTTTTAATCCAACTGTACATCTTGACAGATTGGGAATCCAAACATCGACTACGAAACAAGACTATATGGTTTATATGATTATCTTTCGCAACATGCTCTTATATCAGATGAAATTCATGAGGGAATTGTTCTCAATTGCAACTTTTCTTCGGTGGATACTGTAACAGAAGACTGTAAAACAGTTACTAACCAAGCAAAGGAGGCTCGTGGCAATACCTACTTATATGACCTTTATGCTCCTTTATGTACTTCATTCTCACCTTCACCATCGGTACTAGCTATCTATTTCCTTAGTCAAACTTTGATCCTTGCCCTACCTTTTGTTTTTCATAAACTGGTGACAAGAATAATGTCAACTTTGCATGTGAAACAGACACTGGATTTCAATCCATGTGCTGATCAGGATGTACTCGTTTACCTGAACACTCCACAAGTCCAAGAATCAATTCATGCAAATGCAACTGCATCAATTCAAGGAACATGTGGGTGTTTTGCAAGTaattaactaacattattttcttgcACAAATTTCTTTTAGATTTTAGTGATAAGGAACTTAATTCCCACACCTGCGCCATGCCATATTAATTGACTTTGGCATATTATGTTTCGTTTCTGCAGCTTGAGCTTAGAGTTTGACCAATTTTTAGTACTAACAGTATTGCCTGTCATTCAAGAGCTGATGACTGCCAATATCAGTGTTTGGATCTTTAGGTAACATATTACATAAAACTTCAGTTATATGAAAAAATGCTACTTGAAACTAATTTTCCAAACTAACATGGACATTTAATTTTTGTCCACACAGTGGAGACACAGGCGGTGTGATACCTGTAACATCAGTTAAATATGCTATAAATCAACTTGGTCCACCAACCGTAAAGACTCCATGGTATCCTTGGTATTCCCAGTGCGAGGTAATCAAATTAAATTGAAGGACATTTTTTATTCTTTGCTTATTTTTTTAAGGCATAATACGTAAACAGACACTCAAACTTGGCACAGTGGCGGACCTAGGATTTAAGAGTCGTGGGTGCCtcattaaatttaataaaataaaatcttgAGTAGAGGTTCGAACCCAAGTTCTCTGGT is drawn from Lycium barbarum isolate Lr01 chromosome 8, ASM1917538v2, whole genome shotgun sequence and contains these coding sequences:
- the LOC132608079 gene encoding serine carboxypeptidase 1-like, with product MKMKKSAAVFILFLLCSLAMVQSEYSPVYIGSQEGFKEADKISSLPGQPLVNFDQFSGYVTIDPSAGRAFFYYFAESEDPSNKPLVLWINGGPTCSSLGIGAFEEIGPFRVNRSGKTLAQNEFAWNNLANILFLESPVGVGFSYSNTSSNDVIRDTEVALDTYAFLVNWLERFPEYKTRDSFLAGESYAGHYVPQLAQLILNNNKITNQTIINLAGIAIGNPNIDYETRLYGLYDYLSQHALISDEIHEGIVLNCNFSSVDTVTEDCKTVTNQAKEARGNTYLYDLYAPLCTSFSPSPSTLDFNPCADQDVLVYLNTPQVQESIHANATASIQGTCGLSLEFDQFLVLTVLPVIQELMTANISVWIFSGDTGGVIPVTSVKYAINQLGPPTVKTPWYPWYSQCEVGGYVVEYENLIFLTVRGAGHFVPYYQPARAVTFFTAFIEGKLPSPQQKN